From Penicillium psychrofluorescens genome assembly, chromosome: 1, one genomic window encodes:
- a CDS encoding uncharacterized protein (ID:PFLUO_000994-T1.cds;~source:funannotate), producing the protein MNPSEVESMDPQQRCLLETSYRAFENAGLPMEKVAGSNTSVYVAALGINYVRMFEFDEEVHAPYKANGNSGAILANRLSWFYDLLGPSMTIETACSGSLISLHLACQSLHSKESKLSLVCGTNLYLEPLSDVISLSSLKFISPDSRCHSFDAKGNGYAKGDGFGVLVLKRLGDAVADGDVIRAVIRGTATNQDGHTPNMSQPSLVAQERLIRTAYQDAGLDFKETRLFEAHGPGTLMGDPIEANAIRNVFQKEWRPDDPLYIGSVKANIGHLEATAGLASVIKMILCLERGIIPPIAGFENLNPQISSKEWNLEFPKEAIPWPTDGLRRASVNAFGYGGSNAHAILDDAYNYLKERGIEARHVTATLPPRRMALSGEKTRGNSTNGSNDHITNRHRADVHDDIKANSNGNTTSLGDFKVAQRNDLFLFVYSAADSGGIDRLATVYKEYLSLISHEDTSMEFLRNLAYTLSNKRSLLPYKSYVLAETVQDLTTKLQNVPKPVRSSTPPKLLFVFTGQGAQWARMGIELSIFEKFNQSLQAADVYMRQLGSSWSLIEELQKPKEASRIDSPDLSQPLCTALQIALVELLASWGITPSGIVGHSSGEVAGAFSAGSISRESAWTIAYFRGALASRLATATANSPEKGAMMAVGLSESELQPYFEDIAKMYGVGSLSVACFNSSTNTTVSGLEKAIDELKSRLDADSAFARKLRIPVAYHSSHMQGIADEYLSLLQSIAPPPKSEKNAYAPSFVSSVTGKPIDVRKLSQPQYWVDNLVSPVRFSEAIKAFVSFDNVGPSAMRKANYFVEIGPHPAMQRAVMDSLENPRYGSTVRRDMSGVLSLKQLSGELWMEGFPVQIDIVNRHDDTEPQMITDLPEYPFNNSHTYWLESRLWKNYRTRENIRHELRGIPVTDWNPFEPRFRFTIRLSDLPWLTDHRVNGTILYPGAGLAIMAFEAARYLNKPGQPVTGYRLQNVSAFAAIPVPDTPEGVESQIYLRNQDNSRTTGSKTIECREFRICLYTENEWKEVSAGSVTTEYEEETPDEIYACDEASVFRDECLSRYQEAQKRCTARGNPSMFYESAHRTGYGFGPSFNTLHDVAYDSNGAQAIGTIWPDEWKSKVPEINANVQPHLIHPSALDGVFQVTAVATTKGGTIDGPLQAPTQFRDFWISHDLLSRTPDTQLQVVAHRTREAVRETESSILALRSDTGEPALTIDGYRATTVSHMGYTPSERRNIFYRLDWKADVDLLSRGQKENYILENEPMRVEWEPAKQVVVLYYMEQMLKELDTPGFQELNGHLQKYITWVRNRFAELSESNPLLQSPWKEILQDKHRCTQFLEDFAASGVVNRAIFTFIKELVPFIRGETDPLDLLFNQNLAKDLYADVIFSVSAKRMAAFIDLLAHKNSSMNILELGAGTGSGTAPILSALGKQGGHEGATPRFSSYTFTDISPSFFEKAKVQFAEYADRMIFQTLDIERDPEDQGFEPGKYDLVVAATMVHATECIAESLARARRLLKPGGYLVIIEPTNKKDIPLNGIWGTLSGWWRSTEADRSWSPLYSQNEWDHYLKKTGFTGCEAAITDFPDVENHTVSLIISRAASQEPAAPVCSPGSLLIVAETELQNKVAQEIKFQANSTNTGFAIQVVTPEMLQHQDLHADICMSLLEYGLPFLSAMSESDFRLLKQLVDTSSKICWVTNGAGEKAPIPENAMSSGFSRALIMEHQGVHMTNLNIDNVEDISYAAKMISNVTEAYFGVSDINDREGDYSVVDGTVLISRAVEANDINDYSHSQNANLPIERRHLQREPTEPLQVQFSPGQLDSFRFVRDGDVGEPLADNEVEVEVKASPINFKDVLVVLGQVTDNYIGNEFAGVVRRVGAGVKEFAPNDRVTGLASGTFKTFVRHQTHTVVHIPDDLPFVEALPSVWLTALYGLSHLGRLQKDESVLIHAAAGAVGQAAIQLAQHIGADIFVTVSSQAKKDHLQNLFNIPDNRFFSSRRLAFGKQIMRATNGRGVDVVLNSLSGEALVESWKCIASLGRFIEIGKRDMETFQKLPMHTFLRNVTFASVDLLNVYNNHPTLIKKLMDEMKELVFSKTLRAPQPVTLFSPADLESAFRYLQTGRHMGKAVINWEKEGEIPIIPTVDPGYQFDSQATYVIAGGLGGIGRSVASWFPTRGVKNLILLSRSGAVSESARELVNNLTARGVNVATPRCDISNTVSLEKALKECDHMPPIKGVIQGAMVLKDRPFDLMTKDEWQAVQKPKMTGTWNLHNKLPRDMDFFVILSSLGGMIGVKGQAQYNAAGTFQDAFARHRWSQGQKCISIDIGLVTAVGYVAEQQPMSGLSQRWIDEGFEVLREKELHSVVDWACNPNITIGSGWNTQVLSALNSPNSRLAQGKDLLPYMKRPMYCHLHQTDQGGEHHSQESNKEVDYGVLLKEATSVVEGGRIIASALAKRLSQALSVPEEDIDKSKPAHSFGVDSLVAVELRFWFATKLKVDLSLFDIIANISIEELGVEILLTIFNALIKM; encoded by the exons ATGAACCCTTCCGAAGTGGAGAGCATGGATCCGCAACAGCGATGCTTACTGGAGACTTCATACAGAGCATTTGAAAACG CTGGGCTCCCCATGGAGAAGGTCGCAGGCTCCAACACCTCTGTGTACGTGGCAGCTCTTGGTATTAACTACGTCAGAATGTTTGAATTCGACGAAGAGGTCCATGCGCCATACAAGGCCAACGGTAACTCTGGTGCCATCTTGGCAAACCGTTTGAGCTGGTTTTATGACTTACTTGGTCCGAGCATGACCATTGAGACGGCATGTTCCGGCAGCCTTATCAGTCTTCATCTTGCTTGCCAAAGCCTTCATTCGAAAGAATCCAAGCTG AGTCTCGTTTGCGGCACAAATTTATACCTAGAGCCATTATCAGACGTAATTTCGCTGTCGTCTCTGAAGTTCATCTCTCCAGATAGCCGTTGCCACAGCTTTGATGCGAAGGGCAATGGCTATGCAAAGGGCGATGGCTTTGGCGTTTTGGTTTTAAAACGGCTTGGAGATGCCGTGGCAGACGGCGACGTAATCCGAGCTGTTATTCGTGGAACTGCGACAAACCAGGATGGCCACACTCCCAATATGTCTCAGCCTAGTCTTGTAGCCCAGGAGAGACTAATTCGGACGGCCTACCAGGATGCGGGCCTCGACTTCAAGGAAACGCGTTTGTTCGAGGCGCATGGTCCAGGAACTTTGATGGGTGATCCGATCGAGGCCAATGCGATCAGAAATGTCTTCCAGAAAGAATGGAGGCCGGATGATCCGTTATATATTGGGTCTGTCAAGGCTAATATTGGACACTTGGAGGCCACTGCAGGTCTTGCCAGTGTAATAAAGATGATTCTGTGCCTGGAAAGAGGTATCATCCCTCCCATTGCAGGATTCGAGAACCTCAATCCTCAGATTTCATCAAAGGAATGGAATCTCGAATTCCCCAAGGAAGCCATACCCTGGCCTACAGATGGCCTTAGACGTGCCTCGGTTAATGCATTTGGGTATGGTGGTTCAAATGCCCACGCTATCCTAGACGATGCCTATAACTACCTGAAGGAGCGTGGCATCGAGGCGCGTCATGTAACCGCCACATTACCACCAAGACGAATGGCTCTTTCCGGTGAGAAGACTCGAGGAAATTCTACCAACGGTTCAAATGATCACATCACCAATAGACATAGGGCAGATGTTCACGATGATATCAAGGCGAATTCTAACGGAAATACTACGAGTCTTGGAGATTTCAAAGTGGCACAGAGGAAtgatctcttccttttcgtCTATTCTGCTGCCGACTCTGGAGGAATTGACAGACTTGCTACGGTTTATAAGGAATACCTCTCATTGATAAGCCATGAGGACACGTCCATGGAATTCCTCCGCAACCTTGCATACACTCTGTCGAATAAGCGCAGTCTTCTTCCGTACAAGTCATACGTGCTTGCAGAGACTGTTCAGGATTTGACGACGAAATTGCAGAATGTTCCGAAGCCTGTTCGCTCATCTACCCCCCCCAAGCTGCTGTTCGTCTTCACTGGACAAGGCGCGCAGTGGGCCAGAATGGGTATTGAGCTTTCCATCTTTGAAAAGTTCAATCAGAGTCTCCAAGCAGCGGATGTCTACATGAGACAACTAGGAAGCTCTTGGTCTCTCATTGAGGAGCTACAAAAGCCGAAGGAAGCCTCCCGAATTGATAGCCCGGACCTATCACAGCCTCTATGCACCGCTCTTCAGATTGCTTTGGTCGAGTTGTTGGCAAGCTGGGGCATTACTCCCTCGGGGATTGTAGGCCATTCCTCTGGAGAGGTTGCGGGGGCTTTCAGTGCTGGCTCTATATCCCGCGAGTCTGCCTGGACCATTGCTTACTTTCGAGGCGCTCTTGCTTCACGACTCGCCACAGCTACTGCCAATTCACCGGAAAAGGGTGCTATGATGGCGGTTGGCCTGTCAGAATCAGAGCTTCAGCCATACTTCGAAGATATTGCCAAAATGTACGGTGTTGGGTCGCTGTCTGTGGCTTGTTTCAATAGCAGCACAAATACTACGGTGTCGGGACTAGAGAAGGCTATAGACGAACTCAAGTCTCGCCTCGACGCCGATTCCGCTTTCGCTCGCAAGCTCAGGATTCCGGTAGCCTACCACTCGTCGCATATGCAAGGTATCGCAGACGAGTACTTGAGTCTACTACAATCAATtgctccaccacccaaaTCCGAGAAAAACGCCTACGCTCCATCGTTTGTATCGTCGGTCACTGGGAAGCCTATTGACGTGCGAAAACTCTCTCAGCCGCAATACTGGGTTGATAATCTTGTATCGCCTGTTCGATTCTCTGAGGCAATCAAAGCGTTTGTTTCATTCGATAATGTCGGTCCATCAGCCATGCGTAAAGCTAATTATTTTGTTGAGATTGGTCCTCACCCAGCCATGCAGCGTGCCGTAATGGATAGCCTGGAGAACCCGAGATACGGCTCCACTGTGCGGCGAGATATGTCAGGGGTGCTCTCTCTGAAGCAGCTTTCCGGCGAGCTTTGGATGGAAGGATTCCCAGTTCAGATTGACATTGTCAATCGCCATGATGACACAGAACCACAGATGATCACAGACTTGCCGGAATATCCTTTCAACAATTCCCATACGTACTGGCTGGAAAGCCGTCTCTGGAAGAACTATAGAACCCGTGAAAACATCCGACACGAGCTTCGTGGTATCCCTGTTACCGATTGGAATCCCTTCGAGCCAAGGTTCAGGTTCACAATCCGCCTTTCCGACCTCCCGTGGTTAACAGACCATCGA GTGAACGGAACGATTTTATATCCTGGGGCTGGGCTGGCCATCATGGCGTTCGAAGCCGCAAGATATCTGAACAAGCCTGGTCAACCCGTAACAGGCTACCGCCTACAGAATGTCTCTGCTTTTGCGGCTATTCCAGTGCCCGATACCCCCGAGGGTGTCGAAAGCCAAATTTACCTCCGCAATCAGGACAACAGCCGCACGACGGGCTCCAAGACAATTGAGTGCAGGGAGTTTCGTATTTGTTTGTACACCGAAAACGAGTGGAAAGAGGTCTCTGCCGGCTCTGTCACAACGGAAtatgaagaagaaactcCTGATGAGATCTATGCTTGTGACGAGGCTAGTGTGTTTAGAGATGAATGCCTGTCTCGGTATCAAGAGGCTCAGAAGCGATGTACTGCAAGGGGCAACCCATCAATGTTCTATGAGTCAGCCCATAGGACTGGATATGGCTTTGGTCCGAGCTTCAACACCCTGCATGATGTAGCCTACGACTCCAATGGAGCACAGGCTATTGGTACAATCTGGCCAGACGAGTGGAAGTCGAAGGTCCCCGAGATTAACGCCAATGTTCAACCTCATCTCATTCACCCTTCCGCTCTTGACGGAGTATTTCAGGTCACTGCAGTAGCCACAACCAAAGGTGGCACCATTGATGGTCCTCTCCAGGCTCCAACCCAGTTCCGAGACTTCTGGATCTCGCATGATCTTCTTTCCCGAACACCAGATACTCAGCTTCAAGTCGTTGCCCACAGAACCCGCGAAGCAGTTCGGGAGACTGAATCCTCTATACTTGCCTTGCGCTCAGACACCGGGGAGCCAGCTCTGACGATTGATGGATACAGAGCAACTACCGTGTCACACATGGGGTACACGCCATCCGAGAGACGTAACATCTTCTACCGCCTAGACTGGAAGGCTGACGTCGACTTGCTGAGTCGAGGTCAAAAGGAGAATTACATCTTGGAAAATGAGCCTATGCGCGTTGAATGGGAACCTGCCAAACAGGTTGTGGTTCTATACTACATGGAGCAGATGCTGAAAGAGTTGGACACACCCGGGTTCCAGGAGCTAAATGGTCATTTGCAGAAATATATAACTTGGGTTCGCAATAGGTTCGCAGAGCTTAGTGAGAGCAACCCCCTCTTGCAATCGCCATGGAAAGAGATTCTACAAGACAAGCATCGTTGCACCCAATTCCTGGAAGACTTCGCAGCATCTGGAGTTGTCAACAGGGCTATCTTTACTTTTATCAAAGAGCTTGTGCCCTTCATCCGCGGAGAAACGGATCCTTTAGATCTTCTTTTCAATCAAAATCTCGCAAAGGACCTTTATGCCGACGTGATATTCTCGGTGAGTGCCAAGAGAATGGCAGCTTTCATAGATCTCTTGGCCCACAAAAACTCTAGCATGAACATTCTGGAGCTTGGTGCAGGAACTGGGAGTGGTACTGCGCCTATCCTGTCTGCCCTGGGAAAGCAAGGCGGTCATGAAGGGGCTACTCCCAGATTCAGCAGCTACACTTTTACGGATATCTCCCCGAGCTTTTTTGAAAAAGCCAAAGTGCAGTTTGCAGAATATGCCGATCGCATGATCTTTCAGACATTGGACATCGAACGAGACCCAGAGGATCAAGGATTTGAACCGGGCAAATATGACCTCGTCGTTGCCGCAACGATGGTACATGCGACAGAGTGTATTGCCGAGTCGTTGGCTCGCGCGCGTAGGCTGCTCAAGCCTGGCGGTTACCTTGTCATAATAGAGCCAACAAACAAAAAGGACATCCCGCTGAATGGTATCTGGGGCACTCTGTCAGGGTGGTGGAGGTCGACTGAGGCAGACCGGTCCTGGTCTCCTCTGTATTCTCAGAACGAATGGGATCATTacttgaagaagaccgggTTTACCGGGTGCGAAGCGGCTATCACTGATTTTCCTGATGTGGAAAACCATACGGTCAGCTTGATCATTTCGCGCGCGGCCTCACAAGAACCAGCTGCGCCAGTTTGCTCTCCCGGTTCTCTGTTGATTGTTGCGGAGACTGAGCTCCAGAACAAGGTAGCGCAGGAAATCAAGTTCCAGGCAAATTCAACGAACACGGGATTCGCTATCCAGGTCGTCACACCAGAGATGCTCCAGCATCAGGATCTGCACGCTGATATCTGTATGTCATTGCTGGAATACGGGCTCCCATTTCTATCGGCAATGAGCGAAAGTGACTTCAGGCTTCTCAAACAATTAGTTGATACATCTTCAAAGATATGTTGGGTGACAAATGGTGCTGGTGAAAAGGCCCCGATTCCAGAGAACGCTATGAGCTCCGGCTTCAGCCGGGCGCTCATAATGGAGCATCAAGGTGTTCACATGACAAACCTAAACATTGACAACGTTGAAGACATTTCTTACGCTGCAAAAATGATTAGCAACGTTACTGAAGCCTATTTTGGTGTTTCTGATATCAATGATAGGGAAGGGGACTACTCCGTTGTGGATGGCACGGTCCTTATCTCGCGAGCTGTAGAGGCAAACGACATCAACGATTACTCTCATTCTCAGAACGCCAACCTGCCCATTGAGAGAAGGCATCTTCAAAGGGAGCCTACAGAACCCCTTCAAGTCCAGTTCTCTCCAGGTCAGCTAGACAGCTTCCGGTTTGTTCGCGATGGAGATGTCGGCGAGCCACTGGCTGACAATGAGGTGGAAGTCGAGGTCAAAGCATCACCAATTAACTTCAAGGATGTCTTGGTCGTACTGGGGCAGGTGACTGATAATTATATTGGCAACGAGTTTGCCGGAGTGGTCCGAAGAGTCGGCGCTGGGGTAAAGGAGTTTGCACCTAACGATCGTGTCACAGGCCTAGCATCAGGGACGTTCAAGACATTCGTCCGTCACCAAACCCACACAGTGGTTCACATCCCCGACGATCTACCTTTTGTCGAGGCCTTGCCCTCAGTTTGGCTAACGGCGTTGTACGGCCTCAGTCATCTTGGGCGTCTCCAAAAGGACGAGTCTGTCCTGATTCAcgccgctgctggtgcggTTGGACAGGCTGCTATTCAGCTAGCCCAACATATTGGCGCCGATATCTTTGTCACCGTTAGCTCGCAAGCCAAGAAAGACCATCTTCAGAACCTGTTTAACATTCCCGACAATCGTTTCTTTTCTAGCCGACGCCTTGCCTTCGGCAAACAAATAATGCGCGCCACCAACGGCCGGGGTGTGGATGTTGTCTTGAATTCTCTCTCGGGAGAGGCACTTGTCGAGTCTTGGAAGTGTATCGCGTCATTGGGACGTTTCATTGAGATTGGTAAGCGCGACATGGAGACGTTTCAGAAACTCCCTATGCATACCTTTCTAAGGAATGTAACTTTTGCGTCCGTCGACCTCCTGAATGTGTACAACAACCACCCTACACTGATAAAGAAACTCATGGACGAAATGAAAGAGCTTGTGTTTTCCAAAACGCTTAGAGCTCCCCAGCCTGTAACCTTGTTCTCCCCTGCGGATCTCGAGTCGGCTTTCCGATACCTCCAGACGGGCCGCCACATGGGTAAAGCCGTGATCAATTGGGAAAAAGAGGGGGAAATTCCTATTATACCTACTGTCGACCCAGGATACCAATTTGACTCGCAGGCCACGTATGTCATTGCCGGTGGTTTGGGTGGAATTGGTAGGAGTGTTGCCAGCTGGTTCCCAACTCGGGGTGTCAAAAATTTGATCTTGTTATCGCGCTCTGGGGCCGTCTCTGAATCTGCGCGCGAGCTAGTCAATAACCTTACCGCGCGGGGGGTGAATGTTGCTACCCCTCGATGCGACATCTCCAACACAGTGTCTCTGGAGAAAGCCCTAAAAGAATGTGACCACATGCCTCCGATCAAGGGCGTTATTCAAGGCGCCATGGTTCTCAAG GACCGACCCTTTGATCTCATGACCAAAGACGAATGGCAGGCGGTTCAAAAGCCCAAAATGACGGGCACCTGGAATCTTCACAACAAGTTGCCCCGCGACATGGACTTTTTCGTCATACTCTCCTCTCTTGGTGGCATGATTGGCGTTAAAGGTCAGGCACAGTACAACGCTGCCGGCACATTCCAAGACGCTTTTGCCCGGCACCGCTGGTCACAAGGGCAAAAGTGCATCTCAATTGATATTGGCCTCGTCACCGCCGTGGGATACGTAGCTGAACAACAGCCGATGTCTGGATTATCTCAGCGATGGATTGACGAGGGCTTCGAAGTGCTTCGTGAGAAAGAGCTACACAGCGTCGTGGATTGGGCATGCAACCCTAACATCACGATTGGTTCAGGCTGGAACACACAGGTCCTGTCCGCGCTAAATAGTCCCAACTCACGACTAGCGCAAGGCAAAGATCTGCTCCCGTATATGAAGCGTCCTATGTACTGTCACTTGCATCAGACAGACCAAGGTGGTGAGCATCACTCCCAAGAGTCAAACAAGGAGGTTGACTACGGTGTCCTGCTTAAGGAGGCGACATCCGTGGTGGAGGGGGGAAGGATCATAGCATCTGCGCTGGCAAAGAGACTTTCTCAAGCCCTCTCTGTCCCTGAAGAGGACATCGACAAAAGCAAACCCGCGCACAGCTTTGGTGTTGACTCACTTGTTGCAGTTGAACTACGATTCTGGTTCGCTACTAAGCTGAAGGTGGATCTTTCCCTCTTCGATATAATTGCGAACATCAGTATTGAGGAGTTAG GCGTGGAGATTTTGTTGACGATATTCAATGCGCTGATCAAGATGTGA
- a CDS encoding uncharacterized protein (ID:PFLUO_000995-T1.cds;~source:funannotate), with the protein MAMAEIHGFCDPAFESVRGLLQQQFAQGDEVGASLCVNIEGKNVVDLWGGHADADKSKPWEKDTITGVFSSTKVVSGLAAHILVDRGLLDVNEKVATYWPEFGSNGKENVKVSHILSHSSGVPAWEGVITPEEMQDVETSTKRLAAQAPWYTPGSQNVYQTSTYGHLIGELVRRITGKSLTQFITDEIANPLGADFHLGIPEEDWSRTADMIPFPPEAAAAFQFDPDSFLGRAAAGSALLPHLPNDPNFRKSENGSFGGFSNARALARIGSIVSLDGIVDGKQYLSPHTLDEMMKEQIQGNDPVLFVYMRFALGLGLPPGKDFPSVPEGDGICFWGGWGGSMLVMDRRRRMTIAYMMNQMEFRTIGGARAQEYIQDIYKSFDARKLHI; encoded by the coding sequence atggccatggcggaaATTCATGGCTTTTGTGATCCCGCTTTTGAATCTGTGCGCGGTCTTTTGCAACAGCAATTTGCTCAGGGCGATGAAGTTGGCGCTTCCCTTTGTGTCAATATAGAAGGCAAGAATGTCGTCGATCTCTGGGGTGGCCATGCGGATGCAGACAAATCCAAGCCATGGGAGAAAGACACCATCACTGGAGTCTTCTCCTCTACGAAGGTCGTCTCCGGTCTCGCTGCCCACATCCTCGTTGATCGCGGCCTACTGGATGTGAATGAGAAAGTCGCAACCTATTGGCCTGAATTTGGCAGCAACGGCAAAGAGAATGTCAAAGTTTCGCATATCCTTAGCCATTCTTCTGGAGTGCCGGCATGGGAAGGAGTGATAAcgccggaggagatgcaggatGTGGAAACGTCAACAAAGAGACTCGCGGCGCAAGCGCCTTGGTACACTCCTGGCTCGCAGAATGTATATCAAACATCAACTTATGGACATCTGATCGGCGAGCTTGTACGACGCATCACAGGAAAGTCGCTCACTCAATTCATCACCGATGAAATTGCCAATCCTCTTGGCGCTGACTTCCACCTTGGAATTCCGGAGGAGGACTGGTCACGAACCGCCGATATGATACCGTTCCCGCCAGAGGCTGCGGCTGCCTTTCAATTTGATCCTGATAGCTTCCTTGGTAGAGCTGCGGCAGGGTCCGCTTTGCTGCCTCATCTTCCCAATGATCCCAATTTCAGGAAATCGGAGAATGGATCCTTTGGTGGATTCTCCAATGCGCGAGCTTTAGCGCGAATTGGGTCCATTGTATCATTAGATGGCATCGTCGATGGAAAGCAGTACCTCAGCCCTCATACTCTGGATGAAATGATGAAAGAGCAAATCCAAGGAAATGATCCAGTGCTCTTCGTTTATATGCGCTTTGCACTTGGACTCGGGCTACCACCTGGTAAAGACTTCCCTTCTGTTCCGGAAGGTGATGGTATTTGTTTCTGGGGCGGTTGGGGAGGATCTATGTTAGTCATGGATCGCCGCCGTCGGATGACCATAGCCTACATGATGAACCAGATGGAATTTCGAACTATTGGGGGCGCGAGAGCTCAGGAATACATTCAGGACATTTACAAGAGCTTTGATGCTAGGAAGCTACACATATAA